From Deltaproteobacteria bacterium, a single genomic window includes:
- a CDS encoding type II toxin-antitoxin system VapC family toxin → MAGLLFDSSVYIAALRQGDLSILQTRRAQRTGAADSAPLWLSTVVLAELLVGAREQRDRRPLLEMEQQFLRLKRVVVPEQRDWRLAGQVLAEMGKRYGYEQVGQVRLFNDALIAMSAARLGFTVITRNAKDCRRIAALRPFQWEDTGD, encoded by the coding sequence ATGGCTGGCCTGCTCTTTGACTCCTCAGTGTATATCGCCGCATTACGGCAAGGAGATCTTTCCATCCTTCAGACACGGCGCGCGCAGCGTACAGGTGCCGCAGACTCTGCTCCATTGTGGTTGAGTACGGTCGTGCTCGCGGAGCTGTTAGTTGGCGCACGGGAGCAGCGCGATCGACGACCGCTCTTGGAGATGGAACAGCAATTCCTCCGGCTCAAGCGGGTTGTCGTCCCCGAACAACGCGATTGGCGGTTAGCGGGGCAGGTATTGGCCGAGATGGGGAAGCGGTATGGCTATGAGCAAGTCGGGCAGGTGCGGTTATTCAATGATGCGCTCATTGCGATGAGTGCGGCACGGCTAGGGTTCACTGTCATTACGCGCAACGCGAAAGATTGTCGCAGAATTGCCGCATTGCGCCCGTTTCAGTGGGAAGATACTGGAGACTGA